Proteins from a single region of Rhodovibrio salinarum DSM 9154:
- a CDS encoding GMC family oxidoreductase, which translates to MDKAATRYDYVIAGGGSAGCVLAARLSEDPDIRVLLIEAGSSDSHPMIHIPAGFTKLAGPRVNWGYKTVPQRHLNDREMWYPQGRTLGGGSSINAMIYTRGHAADYDRWAREGCDQWSYDQVLPYFRKAEANSRLNNVYHGIDGPLSVSDPISPREITRAFLKAAQDTGARFTPDFNGESQTGVGFHQTTTVRGRRASAAVCYLHPARSRPNLDVATRATTTRLLIEKGRAVGVRYRQDRNGEEQEVRADREVLVTSGAIGSPKLLMLSGIGRPDHLRGHGIDVVHELTGVGENLQDHLDCYVTAYCDGPHSYFGTDRYFEQAWWALQYILFGNGPATTNVVEAGGFVSVDPASEIPDTQLHFLPAFVIEHGMVRVKDYGISLYTNFLRPHSRGNVRLRSADPGAAPLIDPGYFSAEEDRRMAVEALKYAREILARPAIAKYLKGEHMPGPDVRTDAELLDYARAWAKTDYHPVGTCRMGEDAEAVVDQRLRVRGVEGLRVCDSSVMPSEISGNTNAPTIMIAERAAEMIKADAAGARAA; encoded by the coding sequence ATGGACAAGGCGGCGACACGTTACGACTACGTCATCGCCGGAGGCGGCTCCGCCGGATGCGTTCTGGCTGCACGGCTCTCGGAAGACCCGGATATTCGGGTGCTGCTGATCGAAGCGGGCTCGTCGGACAGCCACCCGATGATCCACATCCCGGCGGGCTTCACCAAGCTGGCTGGTCCGCGGGTGAATTGGGGTTACAAGACCGTTCCGCAGCGGCATCTGAACGATCGCGAGATGTGGTATCCTCAGGGCCGAACCTTGGGTGGTGGGTCGTCGATCAACGCCATGATCTACACCCGGGGGCATGCGGCCGATTACGACCGGTGGGCCAGGGAAGGCTGCGACCAGTGGTCGTATGACCAGGTGCTTCCCTATTTCCGCAAGGCCGAGGCCAACTCCCGGCTGAACAATGTCTATCACGGCATCGACGGACCGCTGAGCGTGTCGGATCCGATCAGTCCGCGCGAGATCACGCGCGCCTTCCTGAAGGCCGCCCAGGATACCGGAGCCCGCTTTACCCCGGATTTTAACGGCGAAAGCCAGACCGGCGTCGGCTTTCACCAGACCACGACGGTCAGGGGGCGTCGCGCCAGCGCTGCCGTGTGCTACCTGCATCCGGCGCGCAGCCGGCCGAACCTTGACGTAGCCACCCGCGCGACGACGACCAGGCTTCTGATCGAGAAGGGGCGGGCCGTCGGCGTTCGCTACCGGCAGGATCGCAACGGCGAGGAGCAAGAGGTCCGGGCTGACCGGGAGGTGCTGGTCACGAGCGGGGCCATCGGGTCGCCGAAACTGCTGATGCTCTCGGGAATCGGGCGTCCCGACCATCTGCGCGGACACGGCATCGACGTGGTTCACGAACTCACCGGCGTTGGCGAGAATCTACAGGATCATCTGGACTGCTATGTGACCGCCTATTGCGATGGGCCGCATAGCTACTTCGGAACTGACCGGTATTTCGAGCAGGCGTGGTGGGCGTTGCAATACATCCTGTTCGGGAATGGCCCCGCGACCACCAACGTGGTCGAGGCCGGCGGCTTCGTGTCGGTCGATCCGGCCTCCGAAATCCCGGATACGCAGCTTCACTTCCTGCCCGCCTTCGTGATCGAGCACGGCATGGTGCGGGTGAAGGATTACGGCATCAGTCTCTATACCAACTTCCTGCGCCCGCATAGCCGCGGCAACGTCCGGTTGCGCTCCGCTGATCCGGGTGCGGCTCCGCTGATCGACCCCGGGTATTTCAGTGCCGAGGAGGACCGCCGGATGGCGGTCGAGGCCTTGAAGTACGCACGCGAGATTCTCGCGCGGCCGGCGATCGCCAAATACTTGAAGGGCGAGCACATGCCAGGCCCCGACGTCAGGACCGACGCCGAACTGCTGGACTATGCGCGGGCGTGGGCGAAGACCGACTATCACCCGGTCGGGACTTGCCGCATGGGCGAGGACGCCGAGGCGGTCGTGGACCAACGTCTGCGCGTCAGGGGGGTCGAGGGACTGCGTGTCTGCGACAGTTCCGTGATGCCCTCGGAGATCAGCGGCAATACGAACGCGCCGACGATCATGATCGCCGAGCGTGCCGCCGAGATGATCAAAGCGGACGCTGCGGGGGCGCGAGCGGCGTGA
- a CDS encoding shikimate dehydrogenase family protein: MQRLFAIIGDPVKQARSPDVFNALAAERGVDAIMLSLHVGAEDFAGVLDGLSGVRNFEGAVVTIPHKRAAFLQCGSHGRAAEAAGVANVVRKTGDGLHGDLFDGFGMVNALRRAGVEPDGRSTLVVGAGGAGVAVAFALAEAGAAPIQVRDRDTDRCRQLVHQLTQSGYPACEFADDFQGLRLVVNCTPLGLDPADPLPVAPERLDPDCVVADAVMAGRATRLTAAASARGHAVVPGEEMLAGQMPAIWSFFGLPGETDISAAKR, from the coding sequence ATGCAAAGGCTGTTCGCAATCATCGGAGACCCTGTGAAACAGGCCCGTTCGCCCGACGTCTTCAACGCTTTGGCCGCCGAGCGCGGGGTCGACGCGATCATGCTGTCGCTGCATGTCGGCGCCGAGGACTTCGCCGGCGTGCTTGACGGGTTGTCCGGGGTCCGGAACTTCGAGGGCGCGGTCGTCACGATCCCGCACAAGCGCGCCGCCTTCCTGCAATGCGGCAGCCATGGACGTGCGGCCGAGGCCGCCGGCGTGGCAAACGTCGTTCGTAAGACTGGCGATGGCCTGCACGGCGACCTGTTCGATGGGTTCGGTATGGTCAACGCGCTGCGGCGCGCAGGGGTGGAGCCGGACGGCCGCTCTACGCTCGTAGTCGGCGCCGGCGGGGCGGGCGTCGCCGTCGCGTTCGCCCTGGCCGAAGCAGGCGCGGCGCCGATCCAGGTGCGCGACCGCGATACCGACCGCTGCCGGCAGCTTGTCCACCAGCTTACGCAGTCTGGATACCCAGCGTGCGAATTCGCTGACGACTTCCAGGGGCTGCGCCTTGTGGTCAACTGCACGCCGCTGGGCCTCGACCCGGCGGATCCTCTTCCCGTTGCGCCCGAGCGGCTCGACCCGGACTGTGTCGTCGCCGATGCCGTTATGGCAGGGCGGGCGACCCGCCTGACCGCGGCGGCTTCGGCCCGGGGTCATGCGGTTGTGCCCGGCGAGGAAATGCTGGCAGGGCAGATGCCCGCAATTTGGTCGTTCTTCGGCCTGCCGGGGGAGACCGATATTTCGGCGGCCAAGCGATAG
- a CDS encoding LacI family DNA-binding transcriptional regulator, with protein sequence MPSSRVTITDIARYVGVSPSTVSLVLRRKGAISEATKEAVHRAIDELGYVYDRNAANLRSRTTQAIGLLINDVRNPFFAELATAVQEASEEDDYLTHLLSSSENVARQSRYIRSLLEMRVAGVIVCAATGTDREALSPLLEREIPTVLAVRPLDVEGVAFVGPDNRKAGELVARHLLDLGHSDLAFIGGEPGNPARDARFGGFAAALEERGVGLNPDWVIDIRPTVTAGAIAIERLLERSPRPTAIVCYNDLLAFSASERLWAEGIAVGEDVALTGFDDLPLSRVAVPPLTTVDLKVHEIGRRASELLLDKLEHPGSEPQQVFLEPDLVVRRTCGSGCSPQNRPTQISEGEA encoded by the coding sequence ATGCCAAGCTCGCGCGTCACGATCACCGACATCGCCCGCTATGTCGGCGTTTCACCGTCCACGGTCTCTCTCGTGCTGCGCCGGAAGGGGGCGATCTCGGAGGCCACGAAGGAGGCCGTGCACCGTGCGATCGACGAACTCGGCTACGTCTACGATCGCAACGCGGCCAATCTGCGCAGCAGGACGACGCAGGCCATCGGGCTGCTGATCAACGACGTGCGCAACCCGTTCTTCGCCGAGCTCGCGACCGCAGTGCAGGAGGCGTCGGAGGAAGACGATTATCTGACACACCTGCTGAGCAGTTCCGAGAACGTAGCCCGGCAGTCGCGGTATATCCGGTCGCTTCTGGAGATGCGGGTCGCCGGCGTGATCGTCTGTGCGGCCACCGGCACGGATCGAGAGGCGTTGTCCCCGCTTCTTGAGCGGGAGATCCCAACGGTCCTGGCCGTGCGTCCCCTGGACGTCGAGGGGGTTGCATTCGTCGGGCCGGACAACCGCAAGGCGGGCGAACTGGTGGCCCGACACCTGCTGGACCTCGGGCACAGCGATTTGGCGTTTATCGGCGGTGAACCCGGGAACCCGGCTCGCGACGCCCGTTTCGGCGGCTTCGCGGCGGCTCTGGAGGAGCGCGGTGTGGGCCTCAACCCGGACTGGGTGATCGACATCAGACCGACCGTGACGGCCGGCGCCATAGCTATCGAGCGCCTGCTGGAGAGATCGCCTCGGCCGACGGCGATCGTTTGCTACAACGATCTCCTCGCGTTCAGCGCGTCCGAGCGCCTGTGGGCGGAAGGCATCGCCGTCGGAGAGGATGTCGCGCTGACCGGTTTCGACGATCTGCCCTTGTCGCGTGTCGCCGTGCCTCCGCTTACCACCGTCGACCTCAAGGTTCACGAGATCGGACGCCGTGCTTCCGAGTTGCTTTTGGACAAGCTCGAGCACCCCGGCTCGGAGCCGCAGCAGGTCTTCCTGGAACCCGACTTGGTGGTGCGCCGAACTTGCGGAAGCGGGTGCTCTCCGCAGAACAGGCCCACGCAGATTTCAGAAGGAGAAGCTTGA
- a CDS encoding enoyl-CoA hydratase/isomerase family protein, with protein MAFLELNDPDRLNVLTRQGLSCLEDCLERVEAAGSEVRALIVHAAGERAFCAGADVGDWSGYEAVEFGRDWIRTGHRVFARLAQLPQPVIGAVEGVAYGGGLELLAACDIRIAGRAARFAMPEARVGIVPGWSGTQRLARQLPHAVFRQMLFTGRPINAEHAYRIGFVGALAETGTALAAARETADEIAKTGPVAVEVCKQMVNAAVGEGSESAIEALAGSFVATTGDKAEGVASFKEKRVPNFVGR; from the coding sequence ATGGCGTTTCTGGAGCTCAACGATCCGGACCGGCTGAATGTGCTGACCCGCCAGGGGCTCTCATGCTTGGAGGACTGCCTGGAACGGGTCGAAGCGGCCGGATCGGAGGTGCGGGCGCTGATCGTTCATGCCGCAGGCGAGCGAGCGTTCTGCGCTGGTGCCGACGTCGGCGACTGGAGCGGCTATGAGGCCGTCGAATTCGGACGGGACTGGATTCGCACCGGCCATCGCGTCTTTGCACGGCTAGCCCAACTGCCGCAGCCCGTTATCGGTGCCGTCGAAGGCGTGGCCTATGGCGGCGGCCTCGAACTCCTGGCGGCTTGTGACATCCGGATCGCCGGGCGGGCGGCCCGCTTCGCAATGCCCGAGGCACGGGTCGGAATCGTGCCCGGCTGGTCCGGCACGCAGCGGCTGGCCCGGCAACTGCCGCATGCCGTTTTCCGGCAGATGCTGTTTACGGGCCGGCCGATCAACGCCGAACACGCTTATCGCATCGGCTTCGTCGGCGCGTTGGCCGAGACCGGCACGGCCCTCGCAGCGGCTCGCGAAACTGCTGACGAGATCGCCAAGACCGGTCCCGTGGCCGTTGAAGTCTGCAAGCAGATGGTGAATGCCGCAGTCGGGGAGGGGAGCGAATCCGCGATCGAGGCCTTGGCTGGCAGCTTCGTGGCTACGACCGGCGACAAGGCGGAAGGCGTCGCCAGCTTCAAGGAAAAACGCGTGCCGAATTTTGTCGGCCGGTAA
- a CDS encoding aldehyde dehydrogenase family protein: MASTDWKLTFGARAADLPSTPYVGRHFIDGKWRDSGDSQTMARRSPAHDALVGQYAKGTADDARDAVVAARQAFDDGRWSRLSGKQRHDYLCQVAERIERDHETIAVQEVLESGKPITQARAEVSGAAALWRYAATLAWNVRGDSYNALGDDMLGLVMREPIGVVSIITPWNFPFIIAAQKLPFALAAGCTVALKPSELTSGTTVMLAGLLDEVGLPDGVVNVVLGEGDPVGAVLTHSDDVDMVSFTGSTQVGKEAVAASAGTLKKVSLELGGKNPQVIFPDADLEAAADAVVFGVYFNGGQCCNSSSRLLVHRDIAEEFTQRVVELSRQVPFGDPLDSQARVGAIISEAHERKIQGYVEQAVTQGATLRLGGRALQAPNGEGRYFEPTVVSGVSPDMEIARDEVFGPVLSALTFDTLDEAISITNDCLYGLSAGIWSRSIDNCLAYARRARAGTVWVNTWMDGYPELPFGGFKQSGLGRELGHFGLDEFTEQKTVQLHMGARTNWWVPQA; this comes from the coding sequence ATGGCCAGCACGGACTGGAAACTGACGTTCGGCGCACGCGCGGCAGACTTGCCGTCGACGCCATACGTCGGTAGGCATTTTATCGACGGGAAATGGCGCGACAGTGGTGATAGCCAGACGATGGCGCGCCGAAGCCCGGCGCACGACGCCCTTGTCGGCCAGTATGCCAAAGGCACCGCGGACGACGCCCGGGATGCGGTCGTGGCCGCGCGCCAGGCGTTCGACGACGGCCGTTGGTCGCGCCTCTCCGGCAAGCAGCGCCACGACTATCTCTGCCAGGTGGCGGAGCGTATCGAACGGGATCACGAGACGATCGCCGTTCAGGAGGTGCTGGAAAGTGGCAAGCCCATCACCCAGGCCCGGGCGGAGGTGTCTGGCGCGGCCGCCCTGTGGCGGTACGCAGCCACGCTGGCTTGGAACGTGCGTGGCGATAGCTATAACGCACTCGGCGACGACATGCTTGGCCTGGTAATGCGGGAGCCGATCGGCGTCGTCTCGATCATCACGCCGTGGAACTTTCCCTTCATCATCGCCGCCCAAAAGCTACCGTTCGCCCTTGCGGCAGGTTGCACGGTGGCACTCAAGCCGTCCGAGCTGACCAGTGGTACCACCGTGATGCTGGCCGGATTGCTCGACGAGGTCGGTCTGCCGGACGGTGTGGTCAACGTGGTGCTGGGCGAAGGCGACCCGGTCGGCGCTGTCCTGACCCATTCTGATGACGTCGACATGGTCTCCTTCACGGGGTCGACGCAGGTCGGCAAGGAGGCCGTGGCGGCTTCGGCGGGAACGCTCAAGAAAGTGTCGCTCGAACTCGGCGGCAAGAATCCTCAGGTGATCTTCCCTGACGCCGATCTGGAGGCGGCCGCCGACGCTGTGGTGTTCGGCGTCTATTTCAACGGCGGTCAGTGCTGCAATTCGAGCTCGCGGCTGCTGGTTCATCGCGATATCGCCGAGGAGTTCACGCAGCGCGTTGTTGAGCTGTCCCGGCAGGTGCCGTTCGGGGACCCCCTCGACTCGCAGGCCCGCGTGGGCGCGATCATCTCGGAGGCCCACGAGCGCAAGATTCAGGGCTATGTCGAGCAGGCGGTGACGCAGGGGGCCACGCTGCGTCTCGGCGGGCGTGCGTTGCAGGCGCCGAACGGGGAAGGCCGCTATTTCGAGCCGACCGTCGTGTCCGGGGTCTCGCCGGACATGGAGATCGCCCGCGACGAGGTGTTTGGGCCGGTGCTGTCGGCCCTGACCTTCGACACCTTGGACGAGGCGATTTCCATTACCAACGACTGTCTTTACGGGCTGTCCGCAGGAATCTGGAGCCGTAGCATCGACAATTGTCTTGCCTACGCGCGGCGGGCCCGTGCGGGCACCGTTTGGGTCAACACTTGGATGGACGGCTACCCGGAGTTGCCGTTCGGCGGATTCAAGCAGAGCGGCCTGGGTCGGGAACTCGGGCATTTCGGTCTGGACGAGTTCACGGAACAGAAGACCGTACAGCTCCATATGGGTGCGCGCACCAATTGGTGGGTGCCGCAGGCCTAG
- a CDS encoding dihydrodipicolinate synthase family protein yields MTSLRLPTENGAMERYTLGAPTRFPDRPRNHFNRIAYAAGHVVADPLSQADPWLEPAIDWDRTLAFRHTLWDLGFGVAEAMDTAQRGMGLAWTEAQELIRRSLREAQAHGDAMIACGVGTDHLAPGPDVTLDQVIRAYEEQAEVVESLNGRMIVMSSRALAAAAESPDDYAKVYGRLLSQIKQPVIVHWLGEMFDPALAGYWGRSDHAQAMDVCLDVLAANAQKVDGIKLSLLDKEKELSMRRRLPKGVRMYTGDDFNFAELIAGDTEGYSDALLGVFDPIAPAASAALDALAEGKEKRFHEILEPTVPLARLIFSAPTRFYKTGVVFLAYLNGFQDHFVMVGGQESARNILHLSELLRLADQAGLLRDPDTVAQRMRAVLESHGITQE; encoded by the coding sequence ATGACGAGCCTTCGCCTGCCGACCGAGAACGGGGCCATGGAGCGCTATACGTTGGGCGCCCCGACCCGCTTTCCCGACCGTCCGCGCAATCACTTCAACCGGATCGCCTATGCGGCCGGCCACGTCGTGGCCGATCCTCTGTCGCAAGCCGATCCCTGGCTTGAGCCGGCGATCGACTGGGACAGAACGCTGGCCTTTCGCCATACGCTCTGGGACCTGGGCTTCGGCGTCGCCGAAGCGATGGATACGGCCCAACGCGGCATGGGGCTTGCCTGGACCGAGGCCCAGGAATTGATCCGGCGCAGTCTCAGGGAAGCGCAGGCGCACGGCGACGCCATGATCGCCTGCGGGGTCGGCACGGACCATTTGGCGCCGGGACCAGACGTCACGCTCGACCAGGTGATCCGCGCCTATGAAGAGCAGGCGGAGGTCGTGGAGTCCCTGAACGGCCGCATGATCGTCATGTCGAGCCGGGCGCTCGCCGCGGCGGCCGAGTCTCCCGACGATTACGCCAAGGTCTACGGACGCCTGCTCTCGCAAATCAAGCAGCCGGTGATCGTGCACTGGCTGGGCGAAATGTTCGATCCGGCATTGGCGGGGTATTGGGGGCGATCCGATCATGCCCAGGCCATGGATGTCTGTCTCGACGTCCTGGCGGCGAACGCGCAGAAGGTCGACGGGATCAAGCTCTCGCTGCTCGATAAGGAGAAGGAACTCTCGATGCGCCGCCGTTTGCCGAAGGGCGTGCGCATGTACACCGGCGATGATTTCAACTTCGCTGAGTTGATCGCCGGCGACACGGAGGGCTATAGCGACGCGCTATTAGGCGTTTTCGATCCGATCGCGCCGGCGGCCTCGGCGGCGCTCGACGCGTTGGCCGAGGGAAAGGAGAAACGGTTCCACGAAATCCTGGAACCCACGGTCCCGCTGGCGCGACTTATCTTCTCGGCGCCAACGCGTTTCTACAAGACGGGCGTCGTCTTCCTTGCCTACCTGAATGGCTTCCAGGACCACTTCGTGATGGTCGGGGGCCAGGAGAGCGCCCGCAACATCCTGCATCTTTCGGAGTTGCTGCGCCTGGCCGACCAGGCGGGATTGCTGCGCGATCCCGATACGGTCGCGCAGCGCATGCGCGCGGTGTTGGAAAGCCACGGGATCACGCAAGAGTGA
- a CDS encoding LysR family transcriptional regulator, whose product MPRENTNDLRAFIAVAQERNFTRAAATLGVSQSALSHTVRQLEDRLGVRLLTRTTRAVAPTEAGQRLLDGIAHHFEEIDAHVEALGALRDSPAGTVRLVSSELGISQLLWPKLLPFLKEHPDINVEITLDNGLNDIVSEGYDAGVRRGEHMARDMISARIGPNLRYIVVGVPEIFDTYPWPEHPRDLAHLPCVNFRLQSSGRNFAWEFQEDGHVLRVKVEGQIAFNNIFLCLEAALAGFGLTYMSVDLAEPHLRAGRLVQVLDAYCPAWDGFHLYYPNRRQASPAFRAVLEALRHRE is encoded by the coding sequence ATGCCGCGCGAGAACACCAACGATCTCAGAGCCTTCATCGCCGTCGCACAGGAGCGGAACTTCACCCGCGCCGCCGCCACGCTCGGCGTATCGCAGTCGGCGCTCAGCCACACGGTACGCCAATTGGAAGATCGTCTGGGCGTGCGCCTGCTGACCCGGACCACCCGCGCCGTCGCCCCGACCGAGGCCGGCCAACGGCTGCTAGACGGCATTGCGCACCACTTCGAGGAAATCGACGCCCATGTCGAAGCCTTGGGTGCGTTGCGCGACTCGCCGGCGGGTACGGTACGGCTGGTGTCTTCGGAACTCGGTATCAGCCAGTTGCTATGGCCGAAGCTTCTGCCGTTCCTGAAAGAACATCCCGACATCAATGTCGAGATTACGCTCGATAACGGGCTGAACGATATTGTCAGCGAAGGCTACGATGCGGGCGTACGGCGCGGGGAGCACATGGCGCGCGACATGATCTCGGCACGGATCGGGCCGAATCTGCGCTACATCGTTGTCGGCGTTCCCGAGATCTTCGACACCTACCCCTGGCCTGAGCATCCACGTGACCTGGCCCATCTGCCGTGCGTCAACTTCCGCCTGCAATCCAGTGGCAGAAATTTCGCCTGGGAGTTCCAGGAAGACGGTCACGTGCTGCGGGTGAAAGTTGAAGGGCAGATCGCTTTTAATAACATTTTCTTGTGTCTCGAAGCCGCCCTGGCAGGCTTCGGCCTGACCTACATGTCCGTCGATCTGGCGGAGCCGCACCTGAGAGCCGGTCGCCTCGTCCAGGTCCTGGACGCGTATTGTCCGGCCTGGGACGGCTTTCACCTCTATTATCCGAACCGGCGCCAGGCCTCCCCAGCCTTCCGTGCCGTTCTTGAAGCGCTGCGCCACCGGGAGTGA
- a CDS encoding SDR family NAD(P)-dependent oxidoreductase — translation MFKKESEMARVFITGSTEGVGRNAAEMLLAEGHEVVLHARNPARAKAFGDLAERAQVLSADLGSLSETRALAQDLNAIGPMDAILHNAGIIDNRREKTPDGLLRVLMVNAIAPYVLSVLADRPKRLIFTGSSMHRGHSDVLDDIDWTRHPWSASRAYGESKLLVTALSAGLARYWPEVLCHTVDPGWVPTRMGGRSASDPIEQAHVTQCWLATSGDAAVQESGAYWHHMRRQSADPKVSDSRFQDEVISRFAAMSGIPLAPR, via the coding sequence ATGTTTAAGAAAGAGAGTGAGATGGCCCGCGTTTTCATTACTGGATCGACCGAGGGGGTTGGACGCAATGCCGCAGAGATGCTGCTTGCCGAAGGCCATGAGGTCGTTTTGCATGCCCGCAACCCCGCCCGCGCCAAGGCGTTCGGCGACCTTGCCGAGCGTGCCCAGGTTCTGAGCGCAGACCTCGGAAGCCTCTCTGAAACCCGTGCCCTCGCCCAGGATTTGAACGCTATTGGTCCGATGGACGCGATCCTCCACAACGCGGGTATCATCGACAATCGACGGGAGAAAACGCCGGACGGGCTTCTGCGCGTCCTGATGGTGAATGCTATTGCCCCTTATGTGCTGAGCGTACTGGCCGATCGTCCGAAACGGCTGATTTTTACCGGCAGTTCCATGCACAGAGGCCATTCGGACGTGCTTGACGATATCGACTGGACACGCCACCCCTGGTCTGCGAGCCGGGCCTATGGCGAAAGCAAACTGCTGGTCACGGCGCTCTCCGCCGGGCTCGCCCGGTATTGGCCAGAGGTACTGTGCCATACGGTCGACCCCGGCTGGGTGCCCACCCGCATGGGTGGCCGGTCGGCCAGCGACCCGATCGAACAAGCGCACGTCACGCAGTGTTGGCTGGCGACCAGTGGGGATGCTGCCGTACAAGAGAGTGGCGCCTATTGGCATCACATGCGACGGCAGTCAGCCGATCCGAAAGTATCGGATTCACGTTTTCAGGACGAGGTGATTTCCCGGTTCGCAGCCATGTCGGGCATCCCCCTGGCACCGCGCTGA
- a CDS encoding cyclophilin-like fold protein, with translation MKTTDRLSLSRRSFLAGAATTILLPTAGRSQNDTRRIRCSFAEQVAIYRLQDNATVRDLISMLPLDLTIEDFSTNEKIAHLPRRLDEEGFAPFHDETPGDLCYFLGWGNLAFFYDDYTFRDDLIRLGHIEGGLAPLRHKGKYPLRIELLS, from the coding sequence ATGAAGACAACCGATCGACTCAGCCTTAGCCGCCGCAGCTTCCTAGCCGGCGCGGCCACGACCATTCTCCTGCCGACAGCTGGACGCTCTCAGAACGACACGCGGCGGATCCGCTGCAGCTTCGCCGAGCAGGTCGCGATCTATCGCCTGCAGGACAATGCGACGGTGCGCGATCTGATCTCGATGCTCCCGCTCGACCTAACGATCGAGGATTTCTCGACCAACGAAAAGATCGCGCATCTACCGCGCCGCCTCGACGAAGAGGGATTCGCGCCTTTCCATGACGAGACGCCGGGCGATCTCTGCTACTTCCTTGGCTGGGGAAATCTTGCCTTCTTCTACGACGACTACACGTTCCGTGACGACCTGATCCGGTTGGGACATATCGAAGGTGGGCTCGCGCCGCTGCGGCACAAAGGCAAATACCCACTGCGCATCGAGCTCCTAAGCTGA
- a CDS encoding MFS transporter, with the protein MSFAEGGRNAGAAWGAVLSMSLCVALLLTAEFMPVSLLTPMAGGLNATNGQIGQAVSLSGFSAVVTSLLITTVAGRLNRKLVLIALTALMLLSLVMVAMAQSFATLIAARVLLGICIGGFWSLATSIIMRLVPAKDVPRALALMYGGQAVAAAFAAPLGSYLGGLIGWRGVFWALVPFVTVNLLWHLIALPSLPTRFKQDIRVFGQLLGRRYFLRGLLALSFTFGSAFTMFTYLRPFLEEITGVGVDTLSILLLILGSAGFVGTSVSGRLVGNQVERLLRLPALVMGSSTLGLLLFGDGLIATGILLAVWGAMNTAMSVIWMGWMSQNVDDQPEAAGSLMVAIIQASILLGAMIGGVLLDHLSVTATFAGSVVLALVAIAIAGNGRKLVKSSA; encoded by the coding sequence ATGAGCTTTGCCGAGGGCGGGAGAAACGCAGGTGCAGCCTGGGGAGCGGTGCTTTCGATGTCGCTCTGCGTGGCCCTGTTGCTTACGGCCGAGTTCATGCCGGTCAGTTTGCTGACCCCTATGGCGGGTGGGCTGAACGCAACCAATGGCCAAATCGGTCAGGCCGTCTCGTTAAGCGGCTTTTCCGCAGTGGTGACCAGCCTGCTGATCACCACCGTGGCCGGACGTTTAAACCGCAAGCTCGTGCTGATCGCGCTCACGGCCCTGATGCTGCTATCACTCGTGATGGTGGCGATGGCCCAGTCTTTCGCCACGCTGATCGCCGCACGCGTCCTGCTGGGGATTTGCATCGGCGGCTTCTGGTCCCTGGCAACCTCGATCATCATGCGGCTGGTTCCGGCAAAGGACGTGCCGCGCGCATTGGCGTTGATGTATGGCGGACAGGCGGTCGCGGCGGCCTTTGCTGCACCTCTGGGGAGCTATCTCGGTGGGCTGATCGGCTGGCGAGGCGTGTTTTGGGCGTTGGTCCCCTTCGTCACCGTGAACCTCTTGTGGCACCTCATCGCATTGCCCTCGCTGCCGACCCGGTTCAAACAGGATATCCGCGTATTCGGCCAATTGCTCGGCCGTCGCTATTTCTTGCGCGGGCTGCTGGCGCTGAGCTTCACATTCGGCTCGGCCTTCACGATGTTCACCTATCTGCGCCCTTTTCTCGAGGAGATCACCGGCGTGGGCGTGGATACCTTGTCCATCCTGCTACTGATCCTAGGTTCTGCCGGGTTCGTCGGGACGTCTGTATCTGGCCGTCTGGTCGGGAACCAAGTCGAGCGGCTGCTCCGGTTGCCCGCGCTGGTCATGGGCAGCAGCACGCTGGGACTGCTGCTCTTCGGCGATGGCCTGATCGCCACCGGGATTCTGCTTGCCGTCTGGGGGGCGATGAACACCGCCATGTCCGTGATCTGGATGGGCTGGATGTCGCAAAACGTGGATGACCAGCCAGAAGCCGCGGGCAGCCTGATGGTTGCCATCATTCAGGCTTCGATCCTGCTCGGCGCCATGATCGGTGGTGTCCTGCTAGACCACCTCTCGGTCACCGCAACCTTCGCCGGAAGCGTGGTTCTCGCCCTCGTGGCCATTGCCATCGCTGGCAATGGCCGGAAACTGGTGAAGTCGTCTGCTTGA